In Halobaculum rubrum, the following are encoded in one genomic region:
- a CDS encoding halocyanin domain-containing protein yields the protein MVQKRDGFAGPTRRRVLAAGAAAAGGALLGGAAPAAAQSGPDFDGWFDDVPNYDGVVDRTGQSEVTVEVGVENGDGPYGFGPAAVRVDPGTTVVWEWNGQGGSHNVIAENDPYSYESELVAEAGHTFSHTFEEEGISKYFCQPHRALGMKGAVVVGGSGGGGSGGGGGSVSEPDFDGWFDDVSNYSSTVDERGQSEVTVEVGVENGDGPYGFGPASVRVDPGTTVTWEWNGQGGSHNVIAENDPYSYESELVAEAGHTFSHTFEQEGVSKYFCQPHRALGMKGAVVVGDVSGGGGSGGGGGESGDGSAEGSGGSPFVPTDFNGWFALLFGGTIAMAVAGVLGNEALVAYRDHASAEEAYVRDRPVEAVEEEAEVELGEEYNPLGTAALVVGYFVLISALWVFMYFVEYLGGPTITG from the coding sequence ATGGTACAGAAGCGAGATGGTTTCGCCGGCCCGACGCGCCGGCGGGTACTGGCCGCCGGCGCCGCGGCAGCCGGCGGGGCGCTGCTCGGCGGCGCAGCGCCCGCGGCGGCTCAGTCGGGCCCCGACTTCGACGGGTGGTTCGACGACGTCCCCAACTACGACGGGGTCGTCGACCGGACGGGCCAGTCGGAGGTCACCGTGGAGGTCGGCGTCGAGAACGGCGACGGACCCTACGGCTTCGGCCCGGCAGCCGTTCGCGTGGACCCGGGAACGACGGTCGTGTGGGAATGGAACGGCCAGGGCGGCTCACACAACGTGATCGCCGAGAACGACCCGTATAGCTACGAGTCCGAGCTGGTCGCCGAAGCCGGTCACACGTTCAGCCACACCTTCGAGGAGGAGGGAATCTCGAAGTACTTCTGTCAGCCGCACCGCGCGCTCGGCATGAAGGGTGCGGTCGTCGTCGGCGGAAGCGGCGGTGGTGGAAGCGGCGGCGGAGGCGGATCGGTGTCCGAGCCCGATTTCGACGGCTGGTTCGACGACGTTTCGAACTACTCGAGCACCGTCGACGAGCGTGGCCAGTCGGAGGTCACCGTGGAGGTCGGCGTCGAGAACGGCGACGGACCCTACGGCTTCGGTCCGGCGTCCGTCCGCGTTGACCCGGGAACGACTGTCACGTGGGAATGGAACGGTCAGGGCGGCTCACACAACGTGATCGCCGAGAACGACCCGTACAGCTACGAGTCCGAGTTGGTCGCCGAGGCCGGCCACACGTTCAGCCACACATTCGAACAGGAGGGCGTCTCGAAGTACTTCTGCCAGCCGCACCGCGCGCTCGGCATGAAGGGTGCGGTCGTCGTCGGCGACGTCAGCGGCGGCGGCGGTAGTGGCGGCGGCGGTGGCGAGAGCGGCGATGGATCGGCCGAGGGTTCCGGCGGATCGCCGTTCGTTCCAACCGATTTCAACGGATGGTTCGCGCTCCTGTTCGGCGGCACCATCGCGATGGCCGTCGCCGGCGTGCTCGGCAACGAGGCGTTGGTCGCCTATCGAGACCACGCGAGCGCGGAGGAGGCCTACGTTCGAGACAGACCGGTCGAAGCGGTCGAGGAAGAGGCGGAGGTCGAACTCGGCGAGGAGTACAACCCGCTCGGGACGGCCGCGCTCGTCGTGGGGTACTTCGTGTTGATCTCGGCGCTGTGGGTCTTCATGTATTTCGTCGAGTACCTCGGCGGTCCGACCATTACTGGGTGA
- a CDS encoding cytochrome c oxidase subunit II — protein sequence MHVHRFEKLWFGASLVLIVAFIGTIVYGAIGPGVAMVGDDGGTIDAATVADGDFGQTDNFRSPGVYESSDGDGVDVYIVARQYLFNPGTAQPIEVPRGEEVTFHVTSADVTHGFNLAGTNVNTMVIPGQVARFDVMFDETGEYGIVCHEYCGSGHHTMAGQLHVVPQSQFDTTAGGDN from the coding sequence ATGCACGTACACCGATTCGAGAAACTCTGGTTCGGCGCATCGCTCGTCCTGATCGTCGCGTTCATCGGGACCATCGTCTACGGCGCGATCGGCCCCGGCGTCGCGATGGTCGGCGACGACGGCGGGACGATAGACGCCGCCACCGTGGCCGACGGGGACTTCGGGCAGACGGACAACTTCCGTTCGCCCGGCGTCTACGAGTCGAGCGACGGCGATGGCGTCGACGTGTACATCGTCGCTCGACAGTACCTGTTCAATCCCGGAACCGCACAACCGATAGAGGTGCCCAGAGGGGAGGAAGTTACCTTCCACGTCACCTCAGCGGACGTAACACACGGGTTCAACCTCGCTGGCACGAACGTCAACACGATGGTCATCCCCGGCCAAGTCGCGCGGTTCGACGTCATGTTCGACGAGACCGGGGAGTACGGGATCGTCTGTCACGAGTACTGCGGGAGCGGACACCACACGATGGCGGGTCAGCTGCACGTCGTGCCGCAGTCGCAGTTCGATACGACCGCGGGAGGTGACAACTGA
- a CDS encoding b(o/a)3-type cytochrome-c oxidase subunit 1 — protein MATGHPDDTSTLSEDDYVETEDGTRHRSAFVDRYPEAARIVRICLGISFAAFGVGALFGLIQALHRTNVLRVIPSSDYYTLLTGHGVLLALVFTTFGIAGLFQWASTRSLGIEPTSSKLTATWLGMMTVGTLLAAGTILAGLFDWIPASADVLFTFYAPLKAHPLFYVGAALLIVGSWFAGASYFLQYREWRSENPDARIPLQSFMVMTTMLMWYISTLGVAVEVVVFLIPWSLGLIQQVDPLLTRTLFWYFGHPVVYFWLLPAYVIWYTVLPKLSGGRLFSDPLARVVFVLFLILSTPVGFHHQYTDPGIASGYKFVAMTNTFFLLLPSLLTLFTVVASMEHGARQRGGSGYLGWLKALPWEKPAFAGIALSGIMFAAGGFSGMINAGMNINYLIHNTLWVPGHFHLTVGTAFALTLMAVSYWLVPQVTGKRLQLYGVASLQPYVWFVGMVLMSNAMHRAGLAGIPRRTAEPQYDQFSFQAVAGSVGEMRIQIAIGGTLLFIGAAMFLAVMLATWTMGKSNSQLRVNGYLPEPMSGATDSPRVLDNLKLWAAIAIVLVALAYGLPLFDMVADGVLSPGSVPVPA, from the coding sequence ATGGCGACCGGACACCCGGACGACACGAGTACGCTCAGCGAGGACGACTACGTCGAGACCGAGGACGGAACCAGACACCGTAGCGCGTTCGTCGATCGATACCCCGAGGCCGCACGGATCGTGCGTATCTGTCTCGGCATCTCGTTCGCCGCGTTCGGCGTCGGCGCGCTGTTCGGACTGATCCAGGCGCTCCACCGGACGAACGTCCTCCGGGTCATTCCCTCGTCCGACTACTACACGCTCCTGACGGGCCACGGCGTCCTCCTGGCGTTGGTGTTTACAACGTTCGGCATCGCCGGCCTGTTCCAATGGGCCAGTACGCGGAGCCTCGGTATCGAACCGACGAGTTCCAAGCTGACGGCGACGTGGCTCGGGATGATGACGGTCGGCACGCTGCTTGCCGCCGGGACGATCCTCGCGGGCTTGTTCGACTGGATCCCGGCCAGCGCCGACGTGCTGTTCACGTTCTACGCGCCGCTGAAAGCGCACCCGCTGTTCTACGTGGGCGCGGCGCTGCTCATCGTCGGCTCGTGGTTCGCCGGCGCGAGCTACTTCCTGCAGTACCGCGAGTGGCGGTCGGAGAACCCCGACGCGCGCATCCCGCTGCAGTCGTTCATGGTGATGACGACGATGCTGATGTGGTACATCTCGACGCTCGGGGTGGCCGTGGAGGTCGTCGTCTTCCTCATCCCGTGGTCGCTCGGCCTCATTCAGCAGGTCGACCCGCTGCTCACGCGGACGCTGTTCTGGTACTTCGGACACCCGGTCGTGTACTTCTGGCTGCTGCCGGCGTACGTTATCTGGTACACCGTGTTGCCCAAGCTGTCGGGCGGTCGCCTGTTCAGCGACCCGCTCGCTCGTGTGGTGTTCGTGCTGTTCCTCATCCTCTCGACGCCGGTCGGGTTCCACCACCAGTACACCGACCCCGGGATCGCCTCGGGGTACAAGTTCGTCGCGATGACGAACACGTTCTTCCTGCTGTTGCCGTCGCTGTTGACGCTGTTCACGGTCGTCGCCAGTATGGAGCACGGCGCCCGCCAACGCGGCGGCTCGGGCTATCTCGGCTGGTTGAAGGCGCTGCCGTGGGAGAAGCCGGCGTTCGCCGGGATCGCCCTCTCGGGAATCATGTTCGCCGCCGGCGGCTTCTCGGGCATGATCAACGCCGGGATGAACATCAACTACCTCATCCACAACACGCTGTGGGTGCCCGGCCACTTCCATCTCACCGTCGGGACCGCGTTCGCGCTCACGCTGATGGCGGTCTCCTACTGGCTGGTACCACAGGTGACCGGGAAGCGACTCCAGTTGTACGGGGTCGCCTCGCTGCAGCCGTACGTGTGGTTCGTGGGGATGGTGCTGATGTCGAACGCGATGCACCGCGCCGGCCTCGCGGGCATCCCCCGTCGGACGGCCGAGCCGCAGTACGACCAGTTCAGCTTCCAGGCGGTCGCGGGCAGCGTGGGCGAGATGCGCATCCAGATCGCCATCGGCGGCACGCTGCTGTTCATCGGGGCCGCGATGTTCCTCGCGGTCATGCTGGCGACGTGGACGATGGGGAAGTCCAACAGCCAGCTCCGGGTGAACGGGTACCTCCCCGAGCCGATGTCGGGGGCGACGGACTCGCCCCGGGTGCTCGACAATCTGAAGCTGTGGGCCGCCATCGCGATCGTGCTCGTCGCGCTCGCGTACGGCCTCCCGCTGTTCGACATGGTCGCCGACGGCGTGCTCAGTCCGGGGAGCGTCCCGGTGCCGGCGTAG
- a CDS encoding PAS domain S-box protein → MSGPNSDDVRATEAVDVPVDGTVHFDASIRFRDLDAGAAAVLGLDPAQVDDEDILARLSRSPARTREALRSVVETGRPTSIEWEVSVTGPGGWAWAVPATEGVSVLLVVDDREPSDETVDPETEEDGVASAMGSSSEAANRLLAHTEALARTGGWEYDIESETLTWTAGTKRIHGVAPDFDPTIEQALSFYHPDDRERVRESVMRAVDAGESYETVARIFTPDGKRCWVRTIGEPVERDGEVTAVRGAIQDITETREQEQQIELLRRAIDAAPLGVTLADMRRDEEPLVYVNDAFEDLTGYCEAESIGRNCRFLQGDETDPETVAKLRAAIEAEESATVTIRNYRADGTPFWNRLTIAPVADSGGTVTHYVGFQTDVTERRDVESKLREFERAVEHSGHAIYITDLDGTITYVNQSFVDLTGYGYDEAVGETPRILNSGRMDDDYFEHLWNTILDGETFEERVIDKDSDGHIYRAHQTIAPLTDERGTVTGFVAVQTDITDRIERSQQIAVLDRVLRHNLRNDMNIVLGHAEKLSQRLEGDLAGSAETIASTGRGLLELADKERMVVEHLSMNDETDRHEVRPMVRSLVDELSERYPTAEFTTDCPTDLAVNATSQLPEAIEEFIENAVEHADDPSPSVEITAAPVVDSESSAATAVAPGSTDDADTVRISIADRGPGIPASVRDLVSSDYVPDSLTHTDGIGLWLASWIVTQSGGSIDFEDREAGGTVVHVTLPSATVPE, encoded by the coding sequence GTGAGCGGGCCCAACTCCGACGACGTTCGGGCCACCGAGGCCGTCGACGTTCCCGTCGATGGAACGGTTCACTTCGACGCCTCGATCCGGTTCCGTGATCTCGATGCAGGCGCGGCGGCGGTTCTCGGACTCGATCCGGCCCAGGTCGACGACGAGGACATCCTCGCTCGGCTGTCGCGTTCGCCGGCCAGAACGCGGGAAGCCCTCCGGTCCGTTGTGGAGACGGGGCGACCGACGTCGATCGAGTGGGAAGTCAGCGTCACCGGCCCGGGAGGGTGGGCGTGGGCAGTCCCCGCTACGGAGGGCGTTTCGGTACTTCTCGTCGTCGACGATCGGGAACCGAGCGACGAGACAGTCGACCCCGAAACTGAGGAGGACGGCGTCGCGTCGGCGATGGGGTCGTCCTCGGAGGCGGCAAACCGGCTCCTCGCGCACACGGAGGCGTTGGCGCGCACCGGCGGTTGGGAGTACGACATCGAGTCCGAGACGCTCACGTGGACCGCGGGAACCAAACGGATCCACGGCGTCGCCCCCGACTTCGATCCGACCATCGAGCAGGCGCTGTCCTTCTATCACCCGGACGACCGCGAGAGGGTCCGCGAGTCGGTGATGCGGGCCGTCGATGCCGGCGAGTCGTACGAGACGGTGGCTCGAATCTTCACCCCCGACGGGAAACGGTGCTGGGTTCGGACCATCGGTGAACCGGTCGAGCGTGACGGCGAGGTTACCGCGGTTCGCGGCGCGATCCAGGATATCACCGAAACCCGCGAACAGGAGCAGCAGATCGAGTTGCTTCGGCGGGCGATCGATGCCGCACCCCTCGGCGTGACGCTCGCGGACATGCGTCGCGACGAGGAACCGCTCGTGTACGTGAACGACGCGTTCGAGGACCTCACGGGGTACTGCGAGGCCGAGTCGATCGGTCGGAACTGTCGCTTCCTCCAGGGTGACGAGACGGATCCCGAAACGGTCGCGAAGCTCCGGGCGGCCATCGAGGCCGAAGAGTCGGCGACGGTGACGATCCGCAACTACCGCGCCGATGGGACACCCTTCTGGAATCGGCTGACGATCGCCCCCGTCGCCGACTCGGGGGGGACGGTGACCCACTACGTCGGCTTCCAGACGGACGTGACCGAGCGGCGGGACGTGGAGTCCAAACTCCGCGAGTTCGAGCGCGCCGTCGAGCACTCCGGACATGCCATCTACATCACCGACCTCGACGGGACGATCACCTACGTCAATCAAAGCTTCGTGGACCTTACCGGGTACGGGTACGACGAGGCGGTCGGCGAGACGCCGCGGATACTCAACTCCGGTCGGATGGACGACGACTACTTCGAGCACCTGTGGAATACGATCCTCGACGGCGAGACGTTCGAGGAACGTGTCATCGACAAGGACAGCGACGGGCACATCTATCGCGCCCACCAGACGATCGCACCGCTCACTGACGAGCGCGGGACGGTGACGGGCTTCGTCGCCGTTCAGACGGATATCACCGACCGTATCGAGCGTTCCCAGCAGATCGCCGTGTTGGATCGCGTCCTCCGACACAACCTCAGAAACGACATGAACATCGTCCTCGGCCACGCGGAGAAACTCAGCCAACGGCTCGAGGGCGACCTCGCAGGTTCGGCGGAGACGATCGCGTCGACCGGACGCGGTCTCCTCGAGCTGGCCGACAAAGAGCGGATGGTCGTCGAACACCTCTCGATGAACGACGAGACCGATCGCCACGAGGTGCGACCGATGGTGAGATCGCTGGTCGACGAGCTCTCGGAGCGGTATCCGACCGCGGAGTTCACCACCGACTGCCCGACCGATCTCGCGGTGAACGCGACGTCGCAGCTCCCGGAGGCTATCGAGGAGTTCATCGAGAACGCCGTCGAGCACGCCGACGATCCGTCCCCCTCCGTCGAGATCACGGCCGCACCTGTCGTCGATAGCGAGAGTTCGGCCGCCACCGCCGTCGCACCCGGTTCAACCGACGACGCCGACACGGTCCGTATTTCCATCGCCGACCGCGGGCCGGGGATCCCGGCATCGGTACGGGATCTCGTGTCCAGTGATTACGTCCCGGACTCGTTGACACACACCGACGGGATCGGACTGTGGCTTGCGAGTTGGATCGTCACGCAATCGGGCGGGTCGATCGACTTCGAGGACCGCGAGGCGGGCGGAACGGTCGTGCACGTCACGCTCCCGTCGGCGACCGTGCCCGAGTGA
- a CDS encoding amidase, whose amino-acid sequence MSESPPNIRPPTPEEIRDLAEQHHMSLSDDEVADFAAIIEGMLEGYERIDQLSAPTPEVQYHTRDPGYEPGPEEDPLNAFVRKCAVQGADDGPLAGYEVGLKDSVSLAGVEMTLGSKLFEGYVPSTDATIVTRLLDAGATITGKLNMEDMALSGSGELSATGPVLNPRDDDYIAGGSSSGSAAAVATGDVDVAIGGDQGGSIRIPAAWSGIVGHKPTHSLVPYTGVAGLGRSFDHVGPMGSTVEECALLLDVLAGADGLDPRQGAVPTQHYSEALGGEPGEITVGVLDEGFGHEQSEPGVDETVRDALDEFEAAGAEVTEVSVPMHLDGLPIWNAIGLEEITATVNAECVGHYGTGFYDMQFADAFGRARRAQADDYLATMKLTLIAGQYLSNEYRGHYHAKGQNLARKLTNAYDEALADVDVLAMPTTPQTAHEVDRDISRVEAIDRALNMLPNTAPFDNTGHPAISVPAGQSDGLPVGVMFVGDTFDDATALASAHAFEQHVEVTI is encoded by the coding sequence ATGTCCGAGTCGCCGCCGAACATCCGGCCACCCACTCCCGAAGAGATCCGCGACCTCGCCGAACAGCACCACATGTCGCTTTCCGACGACGAGGTCGCCGATTTCGCGGCGATCATCGAGGGTATGCTGGAGGGATACGAGCGAATCGACCAACTGTCGGCCCCGACGCCGGAGGTACAGTACCACACACGTGACCCGGGGTACGAACCCGGCCCGGAGGAGGACCCGCTCAACGCGTTCGTCCGGAAGTGTGCGGTACAGGGCGCCGACGACGGTCCACTGGCCGGCTACGAGGTCGGGCTCAAGGACAGCGTCTCGCTTGCGGGCGTCGAGATGACGCTCGGCTCGAAGCTGTTCGAGGGGTACGTCCCCTCCACGGACGCGACGATCGTCACGCGATTGCTCGATGCGGGGGCGACGATCACGGGGAAGCTCAACATGGAGGACATGGCGTTGTCGGGGAGCGGCGAGCTCTCGGCGACCGGACCAGTCCTCAACCCCCGCGATGACGACTACATCGCCGGCGGCTCCTCGAGCGGAAGTGCGGCTGCTGTCGCGACCGGCGACGTCGACGTGGCCATCGGTGGCGACCAGGGCGGGTCGATCCGGATCCCGGCCGCCTGGAGCGGAATCGTCGGTCACAAGCCCACCCACAGCCTCGTTCCCTACACCGGCGTCGCCGGACTCGGCCGATCGTTCGACCACGTCGGCCCGATGGGATCGACCGTCGAGGAGTGCGCCCTCCTGCTCGACGTACTCGCGGGGGCCGACGGGCTCGATCCGCGACAGGGCGCGGTCCCGACACAACACTACAGCGAGGCACTGGGAGGTGAGCCAGGAGAGATCACCGTCGGTGTGCTCGATGAGGGCTTCGGCCACGAGCAGAGCGAACCCGGCGTCGATGAGACCGTCCGCGACGCGCTCGACGAGTTCGAGGCGGCCGGCGCCGAGGTGACCGAGGTGTCCGTCCCGATGCATCTCGACGGCCTCCCGATCTGGAACGCGATCGGCCTCGAAGAGATCACGGCGACGGTCAACGCCGAATGTGTCGGCCACTACGGGACGGGCTTCTACGACATGCAGTTCGCCGACGCGTTCGGCCGTGCTCGGCGCGCCCAGGCGGACGACTACCTCGCGACGATGAAGCTCACGTTGATCGCCGGACAGTACCTCTCGAACGAGTATCGTGGCCACTACCACGCGAAGGGGCAGAACCTCGCCCGGAAGCTCACCAACGCCTACGACGAGGCGCTCGCGGACGTGGACGTGCTCGCGATGCCGACGACGCCCCAGACCGCACACGAGGTCGACCGTGACATCTCGAGGGTGGAGGCGATCGACCGGGCACTGAACATGCTTCCGAACACGGCGCCGTTCGACAACACCGGTCACCCGGCTATCAGCGTCCCGGCCGGACAGTCCGACGGCCTCCCGGTCGGCGTCATGTTCGTGGGAGACACGTTCGACGACGCGACCGCGCTGGCGAGCGCCCACGCGTTCGAACAGCACGTCGAGGTGACGATCTGA
- a CDS encoding SufS family cysteine desulfurase produces the protein MTFDAAAVREDFPVLDRRVNGHPLTYLDNAATTHTPRQVYDVFEEFYAGYNANIHRGIHELSHEASIAYEQAHDRVADFLGADGREEIVFTKNTTESINLVAYGLSQRLDDGDEIVTTEMDHHASLVTWQQIAKRAGATVRHIPVTPDGHLDMDAARDLVTDDTAVVCAPHVSNVLGTINPIEDLVDLAHDHDAYAVVDGAQSAPTRPVDVGAMDADFFAFSGHKLAGPTGIGGLYGKRAILEDFDPFLFGGEMIRNVTLTDSTWNELPWKFEAGTPPIAEGIALGAAVEYLEDLGMENVRAHENELAQYLLRELAERDFVRTYGPGVGEERTGLVSFNVDGVHGHDLSSLLNDRGIAIRAGDHCTQPLHDRLDIPGSARASVYVYNTRADIDRLLEVVDTARDDLGDYLASERYHDLVSEHYHNPRNRGDIGDPTFVKSSEETTCGDDGEFHVTITDDRIEEIAFESRSCAVSRAVASLLSEHLEGMAVAEVAEIDGYVARELDGQYPDLRRECVEGPEDVIREAAREYVETKRA, from the coding sequence ATGACTTTCGATGCCGCGGCGGTACGCGAGGACTTCCCCGTTCTCGACCGGCGCGTGAACGGCCACCCGCTTACGTATCTGGATAACGCCGCCACTACGCACACGCCCAGGCAGGTGTACGACGTCTTCGAGGAGTTCTACGCGGGCTACAACGCGAACATCCACCGCGGGATCCACGAACTCAGTCACGAGGCCTCGATCGCGTACGAGCAGGCCCACGATCGCGTCGCCGACTTCCTCGGCGCGGACGGCCGCGAGGAGATCGTCTTCACGAAGAACACCACCGAGAGCATCAACCTCGTCGCGTACGGACTCAGCCAGCGCCTCGACGACGGCGACGAGATCGTCACCACGGAGATGGACCACCACGCCTCGCTGGTCACTTGGCAGCAGATCGCGAAGCGGGCGGGCGCGACCGTCCGCCACATCCCCGTCACGCCGGACGGGCACCTCGACATGGACGCCGCCCGCGACCTCGTCACCGACGACACCGCGGTGGTGTGTGCGCCGCACGTCTCGAACGTCCTCGGCACGATCAATCCCATCGAGGATCTCGTCGACCTCGCCCACGACCACGACGCGTACGCGGTCGTCGACGGCGCCCAGTCCGCACCCACCCGGCCCGTCGACGTCGGGGCGATGGACGCGGACTTCTTCGCGTTCAGCGGCCACAAACTCGCCGGTCCCACGGGAATCGGCGGGCTGTACGGGAAACGCGCTATCCTCGAGGACTTCGACCCGTTCCTGTTCGGGGGGGAGATGATCCGGAACGTCACCCTGACCGACTCCACGTGGAACGAACTCCCGTGGAAGTTCGAGGCCGGCACCCCGCCCATCGCGGAGGGTATCGCGCTCGGCGCCGCCGTCGAGTACCTCGAGGATCTCGGCATGGAGAACGTCCGCGCCCACGAGAACGAGCTCGCCCAGTACCTCCTCCGTGAACTCGCCGAGCGGGACTTCGTCCGGACGTACGGCCCCGGCGTCGGCGAGGAACGCACGGGACTCGTCTCGTTCAACGTCGACGGCGTCCACGGCCACGACCTCTCCAGCCTCCTCAACGACCGCGGCATCGCCATCCGCGCCGGCGACCACTGCACCCAGCCCCTCCACGACCGACTCGACATCCCCGGCTCCGCCCGCGCCTCCGTCTACGTCTACAACACCCGCGCGGACATCGATCGTCTCCTCGAGGTCGTGGACACCGCCCGCGACGACCTCGGCGACTATCTCGCCTCCGAGCGCTACCACGACCTCGTCAGCGAACACTACCACAACCCCCGAAATCGGGGCGACATCGGCGACCCGACGTTCGTGAAATCATCCGAGGAGACCACCTGCGGTGACGACGGCGAGTTCCACGTCACCATCACCGACGACCGCATCGAGGAGATCGCCTTCGAGAGCCGGAGCTGCGCGGTCAGTCGCGCCGTCGCCAGCCTTCTCTCCGAACACCTCGAAGGAATGGCCGTCGCCGAAGTCGCGGAGATCGACGGCTACGTCGCCCGCGAGCTCGACGGTCAGTATCCCGACCTCCGACGCGAGTGCGTCGAGGGCCCCGAGGACGTCATCCGGGAAGCCGCCCGCGAGTACGTCGAGACGAAGCGCGCGTAA
- a CDS encoding type 1 glutamine amidotransferase — protein sequence MILVLDNAVDGGYMADEIVHFLPDATAYNYPNEDGDPSRADVDGVVIGGSEVGVYDEPDQPWITQQKRFARRLVEDGVPTLGICFGHQILNAALGGEVVDSGTTRLQLRDAEFDADEPLFDGVEPTVPVLHSDVVTELGAGMEIVGRADYYEHFATRHRDSPVWSVQYHPEFTPRIVDEYDGWEETHRSFEDSTATRTLANFADLVESHASD from the coding sequence ATGATACTCGTACTCGACAACGCGGTCGACGGCGGCTACATGGCCGACGAGATCGTGCACTTCCTGCCGGACGCCACCGCCTACAACTACCCGAACGAGGACGGCGACCCGAGCCGTGCGGACGTGGACGGCGTCGTTATCGGCGGGAGCGAGGTCGGCGTGTACGACGAACCTGACCAGCCATGGATCACCCAGCAAAAGCGGTTCGCGCGCCGTCTCGTCGAGGACGGCGTCCCGACGCTGGGCATCTGTTTCGGCCACCAGATCCTGAACGCCGCGCTCGGCGGGGAAGTCGTCGACAGCGGGACCACACGCCTTCAGCTCCGTGACGCCGAGTTCGACGCCGACGAGCCACTGTTCGACGGTGTCGAACCGACCGTGCCCGTCCTCCACTCCGACGTGGTGACGGAACTCGGCGCGGGGATGGAGATCGTCGGGCGCGCGGACTACTACGAGCACTTCGCCACCCGACACCGCGACAGCCCAGTGTGGTCCGTCCAGTACCACCCCGAGTTCACGCCCCGGATCGTCGACGAGTACGACGGCTGGGAGGAGACCCACCGCTCGTTCGAGGACTCCACCGCCACCCGTACGCTCGCGAACTTCGCGGACCTCGTGGAGTCGCACGCGAGCGACTGA
- a CDS encoding SHOCT domain-containing protein: MSSSNRSDITTIVLLVLGAIIVLPLVTMGLGFGGMMGYGGLMGQYGGTGGWRPFVGMLVPFGFLLVLIGGGYLVVRRTRETQAAHDPAMEELRSAYARGGLTDEEFEARRETFKRSD; this comes from the coding sequence ATGTCGTCATCGAACCGATCCGACATCACGACTATCGTCCTCCTCGTCCTCGGGGCGATCATCGTCCTGCCGTTGGTCACGATGGGACTGGGATTCGGTGGGATGATGGGATACGGAGGACTGATGGGGCAGTACGGCGGTACTGGTGGCTGGCGGCCGTTCGTCGGGATGCTCGTCCCGTTCGGCTTCCTCCTCGTACTCATCGGCGGCGGGTACCTCGTCGTCCGGCGGACGCGCGAAACGCAGGCGGCTCACGATCCCGCGATGGAAGAGCTCCGTTCGGCGTACGCCCGTGGCGGTCTCACGGACGAGGAGTTCGAAGCCCGACGCGAGACGTTCAAGCGATCAGACTGA
- a CDS encoding DUF302 domain-containing protein — MEYTIQTSVIGEFDDVVDATIAALEDEGFGVLCDIDIQATLDEKLGEEFRRYRILGACNPPLAYEGLNEEIELGALLPCNVIVYETDDGEVMVSAVDPQQLVGIADNEALDSIANEVHERFERVLDSVADELEPSSEN, encoded by the coding sequence ATGGAATACACAATACAGACTTCGGTCATCGGCGAGTTCGACGACGTCGTCGACGCGACGATCGCCGCGCTCGAGGACGAAGGGTTCGGCGTCCTCTGTGACATCGACATTCAGGCGACGCTCGATGAGAAACTCGGCGAAGAGTTCCGCCGGTACCGAATTCTCGGCGCATGCAATCCCCCGCTGGCATACGAGGGACTGAACGAGGAGATCGAACTCGGCGCACTCCTCCCGTGTAACGTCATCGTCTACGAGACCGATGACGGAGAGGTCATGGTGAGTGCGGTCGACCCGCAACAGCTGGTCGGTATCGCCGACAACGAGGCGCTCGATTCGATCGCGAACGAGGTCCACGAACGGTTCGAGCGCGTCCTCGACAGTGTCGCCGACGAACTCGAACCCTCCTCGGAGAACTGA
- a CDS encoding SHOCT domain-containing protein, producing MTQLTTHIGRTARRLAILAVPLLVAATGTAAAHGSGSYGGGMMGGGWGLFGGAMGLWGLLWMGLLIAVPLYLVYALLNRGTGGNEEQSLSVLRERYARGELSDDEFDRRRERLERTG from the coding sequence ATGACGCAACTCACCACTCACATCGGACGCACTGCTCGTCGACTCGCGATCCTCGCCGTCCCGCTGCTGGTCGCGGCGACTGGAACGGCTGCTGCCCACGGTAGTGGGAGCTACGGCGGGGGCATGATGGGCGGCGGCTGGGGCCTCTTCGGCGGAGCGATGGGGCTCTGGGGACTCCTCTGGATGGGGCTCCTCATCGCCGTTCCGCTCTACCTCGTCTATGCGCTCCTCAACCGAGGAACCGGTGGGAACGAAGAGCAGTCGCTGTCGGTTCTCCGCGAGCGCTACGCCCGCGGTGAGCTCTCGGACGACGAATTCGATCGACGGCGAGAACGGCTCGAGCGCACCGGATGA